A region of the Fusobacteria bacterium ZRK30 genome:
AGATTATACTGTTTTATACAGAACCAATGCACAGTCAAGGGTATTTGAGGAAGCTTTTTTAAGACATAGAATAAGCTATAAAATATTTGGCGGGATGCAGTTCTATCAGAGGGTAGAAGTAAAGGATATACTTTCTTATATGAGAGTAATAAATAACCCTAAAGATACTGTTAGTTTATTTAGGATAATCAATGTTCCAAAAAGAAAAATTGGAGCAAAAACCATTGAAAAAATCAGAGATTTTGCCGATGAAAATGAGATAATATTCTTTGAAGCCATGGGTAGGATAGAGGAAACTAAACTAGGATCAGCTATAAAAGTAACTGTACTTAGACTGTATGAGATGTTAAAAAATATAATGGAAGAAAGCCAATTTCTAACAGCCTCAGAGATATATGATATGATCTTAGAGGGAACTAATTATATGAACTATTTAACTACTTACGATGAAAAATTTGAAGCGAGAATGGATAATGTAAGGGAACTTCGAACTTCGATACAGGAGATGGAAGATTCAGAACAATATGAAGGTTTCATAAGTGTAGGAGAATTTTTAGAACAAACTGCATTGGTAGCAGCTACAGACGATTTAGAAGAAGATACAGACTATGTAAAATTAATGACAATTCATAACTCTAAAGGGTTAGAGTTTCCAATAGTTTTCCTAGTAGGGATGGAAGATGAATTATTTCCTAGTTCTAAAGCTGATTTTTCCGATGAGGATCTAGAGGAAGAGAGAAGGCTCTGCTATGTAGCTATAACCCGTGCTGAGGAAAAATTACATATCTCCCATGCATCTGAAAGGATGGTATATGGAAGAATTTCATATATGAGAGATCCATCCAGGTTTTTAAAGGAAATAGATGACAGGTATGTGGATTATATAAATAAAGCAAAGGTTGCTCCTAAAAAGAAGGAAAGCAAATTAGGAGGGTTAAACTTAATCACAAAAGCAGACTTTAAAGTGGATGAAAAATCACCCTTTAAAATTGGTGAAAGGGTAACCCATAAGAAGTTTGGTACTGGGATTATAAAAGACGTAGAAGCAGGGAAGAGACTTGTAATTAGATTTAGAGATGGGGATAAAAAACTGCCATTGGTTCTAGCTGAAAAGTTTTTAATAAAAGAATAAAAAACTACAATGAAAAATGCTGCAGGGAGAGAAAATATGAGAAGAAAAACCATTGCGAAAGAGATAACCTATGAGGGGATAGGTCTTCATAAGGGTGAAATGATAAAGATAAAATTAATACCGGTTACAGAGAAAACTGGAATTATATTTAAAAGGATAGATCTAAAAAAGGGAGAGAATGAGGTAATAATGAACTTAGAAAATACCTTTGATCTGACTCGTGGAACAAATTTAAAAAATAAATATGATGCCAAAATTCATACTATCGAACATTTTTTATCGGCATTAGCCATATTTGAAATAACAGACTTAATGGTAGAAATAGATGGTAATGAATTGCCCATTGGAGACGGGAGTGCCAAAATATTCGGGGAATTAATAAGAGATACAGGAACTTGTGATTTAGATTCTGAGATAGAGGAGCTGGTGATAAAAGAGCCGGTATACCTGACTAAAGGTGACAAGCATGTTGTAGGATTACCCTACGATGGATTTAAAATAACCTATACAATAAAATTTGATCATACATTCTTAAAAACACAGATGTTGGAGATAGATCTTAATCAAGAAAATTATTTGAAGGAGATAGCACCAGCAAGAACCTTTGGGTTTGACTATGAGGTAGAGTATTTGAGGAAAAATAACCTGGCTCTAGGGGGAACTTTAGAGAATGCCATAGTAATCAATAAAAATGGTGTGGATAACCCTGGTGGTCTTAGGTTTGAAGATGAATTTGTAAGACATAAAATTTTGGACATAATAGGTGATTTGAAAGTGATCAATAGACCTATAAAAGGTCATATAATTGCTATAAAAGCAGGACATGCACTGGATATAGAATTTGCAAAATTATTAACTAAATAATTAAATAAATAGGAGTGATTAAAAAATGATGAATATAGCTGAGATAAAAAAGAGAATACCACATAGATATCCGTTTTTATTGGTAGATAGAGTAACAAAAATTGGTGAAAATACTTTGGAAGCTTACAAAAATGTAAGTGTAAATGAGGAGTTCTTCAATGGACATTTCCCAGATTATCCAATCATGCCAGGAGTATTAATAGTAGAAGGAATGGCTCAAGCACTTGGATTATTAGTAAATGCAGATGATGAACCTATTACACCTCTTTTTGCCTCAATTGAAAGTGCAAAATTTAAAAAACCTGTAGTACCTGGAGATAGATTAGTATATGAAGTGGAAGTTATAAAAGCTAAAAGATCTATAGTAAAAGGTAGAGGAGTAGCAAAAGTAGATGGAGAGGTAGTAGCCACAGCAGATCTAATGTTTGCTATTATGAAAAAGTAGGGAGGAAGTTCATGGCTAACATACATAAAACCGCAATCATTGGGGAGGGAGCTGTACTTGGTAAAGGTGTAGAAATAGGTCCCTATAGTATCATTGGTAGCGAAGTAGTAATAGGGGATAATACCATAATTGAATCCCATGTTGTAATAGACGGAATTACTATAATAGGTAAAAATAATAAGATCTACTCATATGCTTCCATAGGAAAGGAGTCGCAAGACCTTAAATATAAAGGGGAACCTACTAAGACCATAATAGGTGACAACAATAAAATAAGGGAGTTTGTAACTATTCATAGGGGAACAGATGACAAGTGGGAAACTGTAATAGGAAGTAATAATCTGCTTATGGTATATGTACATGTAGCCCATGATGTAATCATAGGAGATAACTGTATTTTGGCTAACAATGTAACTTTAGCAGGACATGTAACTGTAGGAGATTTTGCAATTATAGGCGGATTAACACCGATACATCAATTTTGTAACATAGGGGCTCACAGTATGACTGGAGGAGGATCCTTGATAGTTCAAGATGTACCACCGTATATTTTAGCAGAGGGATCTCGTGCAGTAGCTCGTGGATTAAATAGTGTAGGCCTTTCCAGAAGAGGTTTTTCAAAGGAAGATATATCTATATTAAAAAAAGTATATAGGTTAATATTTAGATCTAAGATGTTATTGAAGGATGCTTTAGCTGAGATAGAGGAAACATATGGTGAAAATGAGTGTGTAAAAAACTTTTTAGAATTTGTTAAAAACAGTAGTAGGGGGATTATCAAATAATGGAGAAGATAGCTGTTATTGTAGGAAATGGAGAACTTCCGGTAAAATTTTTAGAATCTGCTAAAGAATATGGAATAGATCCATATCCAATAGGGCTATTTGATACAGTATCTGATAAGGTCAAGTCCCATCATAATTATGTAGAGATGAATATAGGTGAGATGAAAAAAATTCTCCTATATCTATTGACTAATAATATCGAAAAGATGGTTATGCTGGGAAAGGTAGAAAAAAAATTACTGTTTAATGATCTTCAGTTAGATGAAGTAGGAGAGGAACTTCTAAAGAGGATGCCTGATAGAAAAGATGAAACTCTATTATTTGGTGTGATCTCTCTATTTAGATTAAATGGTATAAAAGTACTGCCTCAAAATCATCTTATGAAAGATATGATGTTCTCTGAAAGAGTATATACAAAAACTATTCCTAACGAAGATGAAAATAAAACTATAAAAATAGGTATAGAGGGGGCCCGGGCTCTCTCTATTATAGATGCAGGCCAGTGTGTGGTCTGTAAGGATGGTTCTATTATTACCCTGGAGGGTATAGAGGGAACCGACAAGACTATTGAAAGGGCCTATGAATATGCAGGGGATAACTGTATCCTGGTAAAGATGGCCAGGCCTCAGCAGGATATGAGGGTAGATATACCAGCCATTGGTTTGGATACCATAAAAAAAATAATATCTATCGGTGGAAAGGGTATAGTTGCAGAAGCTGACAGGATGTTATTTTTAGATAAAGAAGAGTGTATAAAATTAGCAAATGACAATAGCATTTTCATTGTAGGAGTTAGGGTATAGAGGAGGGACAGTATGAAGTATTTTGTTTCGACAGGTGAGATCTCAGGGGATCTTCACCTATCATATCTTGTAAATGCAATGAATAAAATTGACAACAATGCCAGTTTTTTTGGAGTAGCAGGTAAACATTCCAAAGAAGCTGGTGTTACTGTTATACAGGATATAGATGAACTGGCTGTAATGGGGATTTGGGAAGCCCTAAAAAAATATAAATTTTTAAAGAATAAAGTCTATGAATATATAGAGTTTATTAAAAAAGAGAAGATCAAAAAAGTAATCTTAGTAGATTATGGAGGATTTAATCTGAAATTTATGGAACTTCTGAAAAAACATGTAGAGGATGTAGAGATATACTATTATATACCGCCTAAAGTTTGGGTTTGGGGAGAAAAACGTGTTGAAAAATTAAGACATGTAGATCATATAGTGGTTATATTTCCATGGGAAGTGGATTTTTATAAGAAACACGGAATAGATGTAGTCTATTACGGAAATCCATTTTTAGATATCTACAAGCGGATAGATCAGAGGGGAGAGAAGATCCTTTTACTTCCTGGAAGCAGAAAAAAAGAGGTACAGAAGCTACTTCCTGTAATGATGGAAGTTGTGGAAAGATCTGCGAATGAAAACTTTATATTAAAATTAGCCAAAAGGGATCATTTAAAGTGGGTAGACTTGGATATAAACAGATATAAAAACTTAGAGGTTGTAGATGATTTATCTCTTAAAGATGTAGTAAAACAATCTAAATATGCCATAGCAGCTTCAGGAACGGTAATATTGGAATTGGCACTCTTGGGTTTACCGGGAGTTGTAATCTATAAGATCGACAGACTGAGCGGACTGATAGCAAAATATATACTAAAATTAAAATATGTCTCTCTGCCGAACTTAGCTTTGGATAGGGAAGTTTATAGAGAACTCCTCCAGGGAGAATGCAATAGAGATAACATCCTAGGTGCTATACAAAATATAGAAGATAACAGGGAATATTTTGAGGAGCAGATAAGTGAAATAATAGAAAAACTAGGCGGAAATAATATAATAGAAAAGTACGCTAAATTCTTTTTGAAAGGAAAATAATATGAATAAAGTAAAATTAAAAGTTCAAAAAACATCATTAAAAAAGATGGTTGATTATGGAATGCACTATAAATACAGGTTTGTATTTATAGTGATACTTTCTTTAATAGTAGGTTTAACAAAGGCATTGCCCGCATGGTTATCTAAATCTTTGATGGATGATGTACTCATAGCAAAAGATATGAAAAGATTGTTGTTGGTGTCTGGTGGTTTAGTAATTGCAACTGTTATAAAGGGTTTTTCCATGTACTATAAGGAAACTTTTTCCTCCTATACAACGAGGCTGGTAGTCAGGGATATCCAGCAGGATATCTACAGACATCTTCATAAATTAAGTCATTCTTATTTTGATAAAACTCCCCAGGGGGAGATAATGGCAAGGATCAGTGGAGATGCAGGAAACCTAGGTAAGATCGGGTTTATGATATTTCAGATCCTGCCGGAATTTTTGACTATAACAGTACTTCTCATAGGATTATTTAGGATTGATATGGTATTAGCTTTAATGACCTTAATTTTGTTACCTGCGATGATGATGATTTTAAAAAAAATCTTGAAAAAAATCAAGAGAACTGCCAGAAAAAGACAGGATCAACGGGGGGAATTAAATTCTCTTATCCAGGAATCTCTGTCTGGGATCAGAGTTGTAAAAGCATTTGCGACTGAGCAGGATGAGATAAAAAAATATGAAGAAAAAAATATGGAAGTACTAAATACTGAGTATAGAAATAAGAAGGTAGAGGCCAGAATTTCACCTATAAATGAAGTTGTAACGATTACTTTAACTGTAGGAGTACTTCTTTACGGTGGAAATAAAGTTATAGTTGATTCCAGCTTTACAGCTGGTGACCTTGTTTCGTTTTTAACTTCACTGGGACTTATGTTTGAGCCCCTTAAAAAAGTGATTAAAAGAGGGAGTGAGCTGATGTCCATCATGCCATCAGCTGACAGAGTAATGGAGCTGTTGGAGGAAATACCGGAAGTAGTGGAGAAAGAGAGCGCTGCAGACTATGGAGATCTTTCACCTAAGGTAAAATTTAAGGATTTAAAATTTAGATATGGTAAAGATTTGGATTATGCTATAGACGATATTAATTTTGAAGCAAATGCCGGAGAGATCGTGGCACTAGTAGGTAGAAGTGGAAGTGGAAAAACTACCCTGGTAAATCTGATTCCCAGGTTTTATGAAGTTGAAGATGGTTCTATAACTATAGATGGGATGGATATAAGAGATCTGAAAGTGAAAGAATTAAGAGATCATATAGGGATAGTTCCCCAAGAAACATTCTTATTTAGCGGTACTATCTATTCTAATATATTATATGGTGCAGGAAGAGAAGTGACGAAAGAGGATGTTATAAATGCCGCTAAGATGGCTAATGCCCATAACTTCATAATAGAGTTTGAAAATGGATATGACCAGGAAGTAGGAGAAAGAGGAACATTACTATCAGGCGGTCAAAAACAAAGGATAGCTATAGCTCGTGCACTCCTAAAAAATCCGGAGATTATGATCCTGGATGAAGCTACATCTGCTCTGGATACAGAGTCTGAAAGACTGGTTCAAGACGCTCTGGAAAAATTAATGGTGGGAAGAACAACATTTGTAATAGCCCATAGATTGTCTACAATAGTCAATGCAGACAAGATCGTAGTTATGGATAAAGGAAAGATAGCAGAGGCAGGAAGCCATGAGGAGCTATTAGCCCATGGTGGGATCTATAAAAAGCTATATGAAACACAATTTGGAGAGGAATAAACTTTTCATTCTTTTTTGTGGGAGATTAATCAAGGATTAAAATAATATGAGGTTATTTTATATAATCTCATATTAATAAATTATATAGGAGAAATAAATAATGAGTATTTTAAGAGATGACAACAGAACTAATGAAGATTTAAGACAAGTAAATTTAATAACAGGATTCACTATTCATGCTGAAGGATCTGTATTGATAGAGATGGGAAATACAAAGGTAATTTGTACTGCTTCTGTAAGTGAGAGCGTACCTAGATTTTTAAAAAAATCAGGTAAAGGATGGCTTACAGCAGAATATTCTATGTTACCAAGAGCCACTGAAGATAGAAATAGAAGAGAAGCTTCAATGGGTAAATTAGGTGGAAGAACCATGGAGATCCAAAGATTAATTGGGAGATCTCTTAGAGCGTGTTTAGATATGGGTAAATTAGGTGAAAGAAGTATCACTATTGACTGTGATGTTATTCAGGCTGATGGTGGAACAAGAACAGCTTCTATAACTGGTGGGTATGTAGCTCTTGCTATAGCAATAAAGAAATTAATTGCAGATGGTAAGTTAGAAGAATCACCATTAATCTCAAATGTAGCTGCTATCAGTGTAGGAGTAGTTGGTGGAGTTCCGATGTTAGACCTTAAATATACTGAGGATGCCAATGCAGATGTAGACATGAATGTAATAATGAACTCTAAGATGGAATTTGTAGAAGTACAGGGAACAGGAGAAGAAACTACATTTACAAGAAAAGAATTAAATGGTCTGTTGGATCTGGCAGAAAAAGGAATCAAAGAATTATTTGAGATGCAGAATGAGGCAATAAAGAAAGCATAAAAAAATTAATTTTTATACTCTCAAAAATTTTATTTTTAGTATAGATAAGAAAAGAGAGAGATGAAAAAGAAGAAAAATTATCTCCTGCATTAATTTATGGGAGATATTTTTTATGTATGCCTCCTTGATGTGGTATAATTAAAATATAGTTTCAATTATAAATATTGAATTAGATTTTAATAAAAAAATAGAGTGATGTTAACAGCTGGAGAGGTGACAATTATATTTAATACTAGAGAAATAGCGATATTATTTTGGTTTGGAGTACTTTTTATTTGGTGTATCATAAATGCCAATAAAGAAGACTAGAATGTAAATAAGGAGAAAAAAATATGAAAAAATTATTTTTAGCCACAGGAAATAAGAAAAAAATAAAAGAAATATCTGAGATCTTAAAGGGATATGAGATACTTTCAATAAACGACGGATATACAATTCCAGATGTGGTAGAGGATAGAGATACCTTTGAAGGGAATAGCCAGAAGAAGGCCTTAGAGATAGCTAAAGCTGTAGGGATGCCTGTTATCGCAGATGACAGTGGGTTGTGCGTAGAGGCTCTAGGAGGAGCTCCTGGGATATATTCAGCTAGATATTCAGGAGAAAATGCTACAGATGAGACGAATAATAATAAATTGATCCAGGAACTAAAGGGAAAAGAGGATAAGAGTGCTAAATTTGTATGTGTGATAACTCTTGCAAAACCAAATGGTGAATACCATAGTTTCAGAGGAGAGGTAGAAGGGGTAATAGTAGAAGAGCCAGGTGGAACAGATGGGTTTGGATATGATCCTCATTTCTATATTGAAAAATACAAAAAGACTTTTGCTGAGATTCCAGAGATAAAGAAAGAGATCAGTCATAGAGCTAATGCGTTGAAAAAATTACAGGCAGAGATTGATAAATATTTATAAAAAAAAAGAGGAGATTCTAGTTAGAATTTCCTCTTTTTTTAGATCTTTAATCAATAGATCTTTTTTTAGATAAACTTTTCTTCCCATGAAACTTCCCTCATAGTTTTAGCAATTTTCATAAGATCTATGTCAGGATGGATGGTCCCTTCATAGGAGATGGTAATGATAGACATAGTCATAGAAAA
Encoded here:
- the rph gene encoding ribonuclease PH gives rise to the protein MSILRDDNRTNEDLRQVNLITGFTIHAEGSVLIEMGNTKVICTASVSESVPRFLKKSGKGWLTAEYSMLPRATEDRNRREASMGKLGGRTMEIQRLIGRSLRACLDMGKLGERSITIDCDVIQADGGTRTASITGGYVALAIAIKKLIADGKLEESPLISNVAAISVGVVGGVPMLDLKYTEDANADVDMNVIMNSKMEFVEVQGTGEETTFTRKELNGLLDLAEKGIKELFEMQNEAIKKA
- the fabZ gene encoding 3-hydroxyacyl-ACP dehydratase FabZ, translating into MMNIAEIKKRIPHRYPFLLVDRVTKIGENTLEAYKNVSVNEEFFNGHFPDYPIMPGVLIVEGMAQALGLLVNADDEPITPLFASIESAKFKKPVVPGDRLVYEVEVIKAKRSIVKGRGVAKVDGEVVATADLMFAIMKK
- a CDS encoding ABC transporter ATP-binding protein/permease; translation: MVDYGMHYKYRFVFIVILSLIVGLTKALPAWLSKSLMDDVLIAKDMKRLLLVSGGLVIATVIKGFSMYYKETFSSYTTRLVVRDIQQDIYRHLHKLSHSYFDKTPQGEIMARISGDAGNLGKIGFMIFQILPEFLTITVLLIGLFRIDMVLALMTLILLPAMMMILKKILKKIKRTARKRQDQRGELNSLIQESLSGIRVVKAFATEQDEIKKYEEKNMEVLNTEYRNKKVEARISPINEVVTITLTVGVLLYGGNKVIVDSSFTAGDLVSFLTSLGLMFEPLKKVIKRGSELMSIMPSADRVMELLEEIPEVVEKESAADYGDLSPKVKFKDLKFRYGKDLDYAIDDINFEANAGEIVALVGRSGSGKTTLVNLIPRFYEVEDGSITIDGMDIRDLKVKELRDHIGIVPQETFLFSGTIYSNILYGAGREVTKEDVINAAKMANAHNFIIEFENGYDQEVGERGTLLSGGQKQRIAIARALLKNPEIMILDEATSALDTESERLVQDALEKLMVGRTTFVIAHRLSTIVNADKIVVMDKGKIAEAGSHEELLAHGGIYKKLYETQFGEE
- the lpxA gene encoding acyl-ACP--UDP-N-acetylglucosamine O-acyltransferase, which encodes MANIHKTAIIGEGAVLGKGVEIGPYSIIGSEVVIGDNTIIESHVVIDGITIIGKNNKIYSYASIGKESQDLKYKGEPTKTIIGDNNKIREFVTIHRGTDDKWETVIGSNNLLMVYVHVAHDVIIGDNCILANNVTLAGHVTVGDFAIIGGLTPIHQFCNIGAHSMTGGGSLIVQDVPPYILAEGSRAVARGLNSVGLSRRGFSKEDISILKKVYRLIFRSKMLLKDALAEIEETYGENECVKNFLEFVKNSSRGIIK
- a CDS encoding XTP/dITP diphosphatase codes for the protein MKKLFLATGNKKKIKEISEILKGYEILSINDGYTIPDVVEDRDTFEGNSQKKALEIAKAVGMPVIADDSGLCVEALGGAPGIYSARYSGENATDETNNNKLIQELKGKEDKSAKFVCVITLAKPNGEYHSFRGEVEGVIVEEPGGTDGFGYDPHFYIEKYKKTFAEIPEIKKEISHRANALKKLQAEIDKYL
- a CDS encoding UvrD-helicase domain-containing protein is translated as MSILNGLNNEQRKAAEKIDGPLLILAGAGSGKTRTVTYRIAHMVLEKSISPYKILAVTFTNKAAKEMRERVESLIGLDAKKVMVSTFHSFGVRLLRVYATKLGYDANFNIYDADDQKKLVGRLMKELVVTNKQLTPASVVSKISKYKEDGEEPADVSKDVYNADTRVVAAVYEKYAEELIKNNAMDFADLLINTNKLLDDPEVLEKIQGRYEYVMVDEYQDTNNIQYQIITKIAKKHKNICVVGDEDQSIYGFRGANIRNILDFEKEYKDAMVVKLEQNYRSTQNILGAANSIIKLNTTSRGKNLWTEKEKGHLIEIFSASDGRAEADYILQEIIKGKNNGRSYKDYTVLYRTNAQSRVFEEAFLRHRISYKIFGGMQFYQRVEVKDILSYMRVINNPKDTVSLFRIINVPKRKIGAKTIEKIRDFADENEIIFFEAMGRIEETKLGSAIKVTVLRLYEMLKNIMEESQFLTASEIYDMILEGTNYMNYLTTYDEKFEARMDNVRELRTSIQEMEDSEQYEGFISVGEFLEQTALVAATDDLEEDTDYVKLMTIHNSKGLEFPIVFLVGMEDELFPSSKADFSDEDLEEERRLCYVAITRAEEKLHISHASERMVYGRISYMRDPSRFLKEIDDRYVDYINKAKVAPKKKESKLGGLNLITKADFKVDEKSPFKIGERVTHKKFGTGIIKDVEAGKRLVIRFRDGDKKLPLVLAEKFLIKE
- the lpxC gene encoding UDP-3-O-acyl-N-acetylglucosamine deacetylase, with the protein product MRRKTIAKEITYEGIGLHKGEMIKIKLIPVTEKTGIIFKRIDLKKGENEVIMNLENTFDLTRGTNLKNKYDAKIHTIEHFLSALAIFEITDLMVEIDGNELPIGDGSAKIFGELIRDTGTCDLDSEIEELVIKEPVYLTKGDKHVVGLPYDGFKITYTIKFDHTFLKTQMLEIDLNQENYLKEIAPARTFGFDYEVEYLRKNNLALGGTLENAIVINKNGVDNPGGLRFEDEFVRHKILDIIGDLKVINRPIKGHIIAIKAGHALDIEFAKLLTK
- the lpxB gene encoding lipid-A-disaccharide synthase, which encodes MKYFVSTGEISGDLHLSYLVNAMNKIDNNASFFGVAGKHSKEAGVTVIQDIDELAVMGIWEALKKYKFLKNKVYEYIEFIKKEKIKKVILVDYGGFNLKFMELLKKHVEDVEIYYYIPPKVWVWGEKRVEKLRHVDHIVVIFPWEVDFYKKHGIDVVYYGNPFLDIYKRIDQRGEKILLLPGSRKKEVQKLLPVMMEVVERSANENFILKLAKRDHLKWVDLDINRYKNLEVVDDLSLKDVVKQSKYAIAASGTVILELALLGLPGVVIYKIDRLSGLIAKYILKLKYVSLPNLALDREVYRELLQGECNRDNILGAIQNIEDNREYFEEQISEIIEKLGGNNIIEKYAKFFLKGK
- the lpxI gene encoding UDP-2,3-diacylglucosamine diphosphatase LpxI (LpxI, functionally equivalent to LpxH, replaces it in LPS biosynthesis in a minority of bacteria.), whose translation is MEKIAVIVGNGELPVKFLESAKEYGIDPYPIGLFDTVSDKVKSHHNYVEMNIGEMKKILLYLLTNNIEKMVMLGKVEKKLLFNDLQLDEVGEELLKRMPDRKDETLLFGVISLFRLNGIKVLPQNHLMKDMMFSERVYTKTIPNEDENKTIKIGIEGARALSIIDAGQCVVCKDGSIITLEGIEGTDKTIERAYEYAGDNCILVKMARPQQDMRVDIPAIGLDTIKKIISIGGKGIVAEADRMLFLDKEECIKLANDNSIFIVGVRV